The proteins below come from a single Geobacillus thermoleovorans genomic window:
- a CDS encoding DUF6044 family protein, whose protein sequence is MAEQRERWLFLLALCLIALYVSPLFLLGENAHIRVHDNLDSNIAWYKVLSESGKITGPLDAKIPQIANGKLSRNALGSELTGIVWLHTLFPTMTAYALSQTITRVVAFLGMYLLLKTHFLPEPRWMAVRIGVALAFALTLFWPSGMLSTLGMPLALWAFLSIRKGEGEWKHYVALTLLPFYSSFVLGFFFFLAAMGTLWLLDVLRGKGWNIRFLTSIAYMTLLYLLVEYRLVYSFLWEDEPTSRDEYFHARLSFWHCVRLTWKNFILGHHHVMTEHTFFILPAWLMALYLVFMKKRWKQERLFLFLFGLNFALSAWYAFWFYKGWLPLTERFHFLDTFNFARFHFLRPLVIYVQFALALKIVWQYSEKGEKWAKRLLAAQVILVFLINEEIVFRYEPTVKQFYAEKQFQEIKQYIGLPVSDYRVVSIGIHPAIAQYNGFYTLDTYNNFYPLSYKYEFRKIIERELEKSKTIRTYFDEWGGRFYIFTAELGKRYMFTKQSKKRLKNLQLNTEQLKKMGGRYIFSAVPIDNAAENGLVLDRVFTSDESAWTIYLYKVN, encoded by the coding sequence ATGGCCGAACAAAGAGAACGATGGCTCTTCCTTTTGGCACTTTGCCTCATCGCCCTTTACGTGTCCCCGCTCTTTCTCCTTGGCGAGAACGCCCATATTCGCGTCCACGATAATTTGGATTCCAATATCGCTTGGTATAAGGTGCTCTCCGAAAGCGGAAAAATCACCGGGCCGCTTGACGCGAAGATTCCGCAAATCGCCAACGGCAAGTTGTCAAGAAATGCCCTCGGTTCGGAGTTGACCGGCATCGTCTGGCTGCACACGTTATTTCCCACGATGACTGCTTATGCGCTCAGCCAAACGATCACAAGGGTGGTGGCATTTTTGGGCATGTATTTGTTGTTGAAAACGCATTTCCTGCCCGAACCGCGTTGGATGGCTGTTCGCATCGGCGTGGCGCTCGCATTTGCGCTGACGCTGTTTTGGCCGTCGGGGATGTTAAGCACGCTCGGCATGCCGCTTGCGCTCTGGGCGTTTTTGAGCATCCGGAAAGGCGAGGGGGAGTGGAAACATTACGTCGCGCTCACGCTTCTCCCGTTTTATTCCAGCTTTGTGCTCGGGTTCTTTTTCTTTCTTGCCGCCATGGGCACTCTTTGGCTTTTGGATGTGCTGCGCGGGAAGGGGTGGAACATCCGCTTTTTGACTTCCATCGCTTACATGACGCTGTTGTATTTGCTTGTCGAGTACCGGCTTGTGTACTCGTTTTTATGGGAAGACGAGCCGACAAGCCGGGATGAGTACTTCCATGCCCGGTTGTCGTTTTGGCATTGCGTCCGCTTGACGTGGAAAAACTTTATCCTCGGCCACCATCACGTCATGACCGAGCATACCTTTTTTATTTTGCCGGCCTGGTTGATGGCCTTGTATCTTGTTTTCATGAAAAAACGATGGAAGCAAGAACGGTTATTTCTTTTCCTATTCGGACTGAATTTCGCCCTGTCGGCGTGGTATGCATTTTGGTTTTATAAAGGGTGGCTGCCGCTTACCGAGCGGTTTCATTTTTTGGACACGTTTAACTTTGCCCGCTTTCATTTTTTGCGCCCGCTTGTCATTTATGTGCAGTTTGCGCTGGCGCTGAAAATCGTATGGCAATACAGCGAAAAAGGAGAAAAGTGGGCGAAGCGGCTGCTAGCGGCCCAAGTGATCTTGGTGTTTTTGATTAACGAAGAAATCGTCTTCCGCTACGAGCCGACGGTGAAGCAATTTTACGCGGAAAAACAGTTCCAAGAAATCAAGCAATACATCGGGCTCCCGGTGTCCGACTACCGCGTCGTCAGCATCGGCATTCACCCCGCCATCGCCCAATACAACGGGTTTTACACGCTCGATACGTACAACAACTTTTATCCGCTGTCATACAAATACGAGTTCCGCAAAATCATTGAACGTGAACTGGAAAAAAGCAAAACGATCCGCACATATTTTGACGAATGGGGCGGGCGCTTCTATATTTTTACAGCAGAACTTGGAAAACGGTATATGTTTACAAAACAGTCGAAAAAACGGCTGAAGAACTTGCAGCTGAATACAGAACAGTTGAAAAAAATGGGCGGCCGCTATATTTTCTCGGCGGTTCCGATTGACAATGCGGCGGAAAATGGACTCGTGTTGGACCGTGTATTCACGTCCGATGAGTCGGCGTGGACGATTTATTTGTATAAGGTGAATTGA
- the pcp gene encoding pyroglutamyl-peptidase I yields MKKVLVTGFDPFGGETVNPSLEAAKQAAGWKNDRYIVEVREIPTVFGQSLEILHDAMKQVDPDIVICVGQAGGRADISVERIAVNINDARIPDNEGHQPIDEPVVPGGPVGYWSTLPVKAIVHELRRHGIPASVSYTAGTFVCNHVFYGLMHYIAQVKMPIRAGFIHIPYLPEQAARHPGQPSMALETIVKGLRIAIDVTVEREEDIQAVGGQIC; encoded by the coding sequence ATGAAAAAAGTGCTCGTGACCGGATTTGATCCGTTTGGAGGAGAAACGGTGAATCCATCGCTGGAGGCGGCCAAGCAAGCAGCCGGATGGAAAAACGATCGGTATATCGTTGAAGTTCGGGAGATTCCAACCGTATTTGGCCAATCATTAGAAATCTTGCATGATGCAATGAAGCAAGTGGATCCCGATATTGTGATTTGCGTCGGACAGGCGGGAGGGAGAGCCGATATTTCCGTTGAAAGGATAGCGGTGAACATCAATGATGCCCGCATTCCCGACAACGAAGGTCATCAGCCGATTGACGAACCCGTTGTTCCAGGCGGGCCTGTTGGCTATTGGTCAACTTTGCCGGTCAAAGCGATTGTCCATGAGTTGAGGCGTCACGGCATACCAGCCTCTGTCTCTTATACAGCGGGAACGTTTGTCTGCAACCATGTGTTTTACGGATTGATGCATTATATTGCCCAAGTGAAGATGCCCATTCGGGCCGGATTTATCCATATTCCGTATCTGCCGGAACAAGCAGCCCGGCATCCAGGACAGCCTAGCATGGCGTTAGAAACGATTGTGAAAGGACTGCGGATTGCCATTGACGTGACGGTCGAACGTGAAGAAGATATCCAAGCGGTTGGCGGGCAAATTTGTTAA
- a CDS encoding DUF979 domain-containing protein, which translates to MWLSIEAVYIFLGIVVVLGSLWTFADRQNPKRFTSGLFYFLYGVTLLFGSIIPPFYTGVLVLIMVAIVGTGGLKLGSYQEATPEERRQHRDRLKHRLFIPALLIPVLTVIGVTWLKNVKVGNAFLFDPKNVTLVSLGLATFVALLVSMAMTRTTPFMAVKESRRLLESIGWAALLPQMLATLGTIFTTAGVGTAVSNLVGNIIPTHSLFWIVVAYCIGMALFTMIMGNAFAAFPVMTAGIAVPLLIKQFGVDANHVAALGMFSGYCGTLMTPMAANFNIVPAALLDLKDKNHVIRVQVPTALILLAFNIAAMYVVTLMDL; encoded by the coding sequence ATGTGGTTGTCCATTGAAGCGGTGTACATATTTTTAGGCATTGTGGTTGTGTTGGGAAGCTTGTGGACCTTTGCCGATCGTCAAAACCCGAAGCGCTTCACATCAGGGTTGTTTTATTTCCTTTATGGTGTGACACTGCTGTTCGGCAGCATCATTCCCCCGTTTTACACCGGAGTGCTTGTGCTTATCATGGTGGCCATTGTCGGAACCGGGGGATTGAAGCTCGGAAGCTACCAAGAGGCGACGCCGGAAGAGAGAAGACAACATCGCGATCGATTGAAACATCGCCTGTTCATTCCGGCCTTGTTGATTCCGGTTTTGACTGTCATCGGTGTGACATGGCTGAAAAATGTCAAGGTTGGAAACGCTTTTCTTTTCGATCCGAAAAACGTGACTCTTGTGTCTCTCGGGCTAGCGACGTTCGTTGCTTTGCTCGTCAGCATGGCGATGACTCGGACCACTCCGTTTATGGCAGTTAAAGAATCGCGCAGGCTGCTTGAATCAATCGGCTGGGCCGCCCTCTTGCCGCAGATGCTGGCAACGCTAGGGACGATTTTTACGACTGCTGGGGTAGGCACCGCTGTGTCCAATTTGGTAGGAAACATCATTCCGACTCATTCATTGTTTTGGATTGTGGTGGCCTATTGTATTGGCATGGCTTTGTTTACGATGATCATGGGCAATGCTTTTGCCGCGTTTCCGGTCATGACAGCGGGGATCGCTGTTCCACTGCTGATCAAACAATTTGGCGTCGATGCGAATCATGTGGCCGCCCTCGGGATGTTTTCCGGCTACTGCGGCACCTTGATGACGCCGATGGCGGCGAATTTCAACATCGTGCCCGCCGCCTTGCTTGATTTGAAAGACAAAAACCACGTGATTCGCGTGCAAGTGCCGACAGCGTTGATTCTGTTGGCGTTCAACATCGCTGCAATGTATGTGGTCACTCTCATGGATTTATAA
- a CDS encoding DUF969 domain-containing protein — protein MVLIGVLIVIIGFIVRINPLLVVTAAGLATGLLAHQSLYDIIEQFGTAFTTNRYMAVFIATLPVIGILERFGLREQAESVVAKIKAATTGRILTAYLIIREAAAAAGLTSIGGHAQMVRPLVAPMAEGAAEAKYGKLPDHVRDDIRAHSAAVDNIGLFFGEDVFIAIGAILLMKGFFDQNGIPSDPLHMALWAIPTAVAALIVHSIRLHRLDRSLHKLFHRENGKGRE, from the coding sequence ATGGTGCTCATTGGAGTGTTGATCGTCATCATCGGCTTCATTGTTCGCATTAATCCACTTCTTGTCGTGACAGCGGCTGGATTGGCGACAGGATTGCTCGCCCATCAATCGCTGTATGACATTATTGAACAATTTGGAACAGCGTTTACGACCAACCGGTATATGGCGGTGTTCATCGCCACATTGCCCGTCATCGGCATTTTGGAACGTTTTGGATTGCGTGAACAGGCAGAAAGTGTCGTGGCGAAAATCAAAGCCGCGACAACAGGACGAATCTTGACCGCTTATTTGATCATCCGGGAAGCGGCTGCAGCGGCTGGGCTTACTTCCATCGGCGGCCATGCTCAAATGGTTCGTCCGCTCGTCGCTCCTATGGCAGAAGGAGCGGCGGAAGCGAAATACGGAAAACTGCCGGATCATGTCCGGGATGACATTCGCGCTCATTCCGCAGCGGTGGACAATATCGGGTTGTTTTTTGGCGAGGATGTGTTCATCGCCATCGGAGCGATTTTGTTGATGAAAGGATTTTTTGATCAAAACGGCATTCCTTCTGATCCGCTGCATATGGCGTTATGGGCGATCCCAACGGCCGTGGCCGCGCTGATCGTTCACAGCATCCGCCTGCATCGGCTGGACCGCTCGCTTCACAAGCTCTTTCATCGGGAGAATGGAAAGGGGAGAGAGTGA
- a CDS encoding sulfite oxidase-like oxidoreductase has translation MTKQLPPGQFETEKWPILHEGDVYQFDEATWNFRLFGDVKEEVSLSYQEVMQLPKTVSTIDMHCVTTWSKFDTTFEGIAFREFLRFVELDPDVKYVKIYGYLNGDRFGYSANLPLEALMGDDALFVYRWKDKHHDWQDISPKHGYPLRFIPPATFYLWKGAKWASGIRFMKKDEPGYWEERGYSMTANPFKEERFAEWVPRIRF, from the coding sequence ATGACCAAACAACTCCCTCCCGGCCAATTCGAAACGGAAAAATGGCCGATTTTGCATGAGGGCGATGTGTACCAATTCGATGAAGCGACGTGGAATTTCCGATTGTTCGGCGATGTGAAAGAGGAAGTGTCGCTTTCGTATCAAGAAGTGATGCAGCTGCCGAAGACGGTTTCAACCATCGATATGCATTGTGTCACAACATGGTCAAAATTCGACACGACGTTTGAAGGCATCGCCTTCCGCGAGTTTTTGCGCTTTGTGGAGCTAGATCCTGATGTGAAATACGTGAAAATTTACGGATATTTAAACGGCGACCGGTTCGGCTATTCGGCGAACTTGCCGCTTGAAGCGCTGATGGGCGATGATGCCTTGTTTGTCTATCGATGGAAAGACAAGCATCACGACTGGCAGGACATCTCGCCGAAGCACGGCTATCCGCTCCGTTTCATTCCGCCGGCGACGTTTTACTTATGGAAAGGGGCGAAATGGGCGTCCGGCATCCGCTTTATGAAAAAGGACGAGCCGGGCTACTGGGAAGAGCGCGGTTATTCGATGACCGCCAATCCGTTTAAAGAGGAGCGGTTTGCCGAGTGGGTGCCGCGGATTCGCTTTTGA
- a CDS encoding ECF transporter S component encodes MKRISIRAFVGIGVLSAMAHVLMMLNFPLPPFPNFLLVDFSDIPALVAALLYGPLAGVAVELLKNVLNYVFVGSATGVPIGQIANFTAGAAFILPVSYIYGKAASKKGLLLGLAAGTVTMALVMSVLNYYVFMPAYTLFLGAPQMSAPEAKALVVSAILPFNAVKGAMAAIVFQLLFWRLRAWLEKQAASRQAA; translated from the coding sequence ATGAAACGCATTTCCATCCGCGCCTTTGTCGGCATCGGAGTGTTGAGCGCCATGGCGCATGTGCTCATGATGCTCAACTTTCCGCTGCCGCCGTTTCCGAACTTTTTGCTTGTCGACTTCAGCGACATCCCGGCGCTTGTCGCCGCGCTGTTGTACGGCCCGCTCGCCGGCGTGGCGGTCGAACTCTTGAAAAACGTGTTGAACTATGTTTTTGTCGGCAGTGCGACCGGCGTTCCGATCGGCCAAATCGCCAACTTTACCGCTGGGGCGGCGTTTATTTTGCCGGTTTCCTATATTTATGGGAAAGCCGCATCGAAAAAAGGCTTGCTGCTGGGGTTGGCGGCGGGAACAGTGACAATGGCGCTCGTCATGAGCGTGCTCAACTACTACGTCTTTATGCCGGCGTACACGCTTTTCCTTGGCGCTCCGCAGATGAGCGCGCCGGAAGCGAAGGCGTTGGTGGTATCGGCGATTTTGCCGTTTAACGCCGTCAAAGGAGCGATGGCGGCCATCGTATTTCAGCTTCTCTTTTGGCGTCTTCGTGCTTGGCTTGAGAAACAAGCGGCATCCCGCCAAGCCGCTTGA
- a CDS encoding threonine synthase: MSFSYVSHLYCPKCERTYDVDQIHQLCECGSPLLVAYDLEAMRQKVKRDVLREREANLWRYHELLPVKHPEHIVSLGEGMTPLVPMPRLGREIGIEALYMKDEGVIPTGTFKARGAAVGISKAKELGVKQLAMPTNGNAGAAWSLYAARAGIQATVVMPVEAPELTRKECAIAGAELYFVNGLISDAGQIVAKAIREYGWYDASTLKEPYRIEGKKTMGLEIAEQFSWQLPDVILYPTGGGVGLIGIYKAIKELQALGWVDGRMPRLVAVQAEHCAPIVKAWKEKKRESEFWPNAHTVAFGINVPKALGDFLVLEAVYETNGCAIAISDEAILAQQQMVAKLEGAFICPEGAAAFAAARTLRESGWIRDGEKVVVLNTGTGLKYADLVQVAPPVLEPGDSLPMRE, from the coding sequence ATGTCATTCAGCTACGTGTCTCATCTGTATTGTCCGAAGTGTGAACGTACATACGATGTCGACCAAATCCATCAACTTTGCGAATGCGGTTCGCCGCTTCTTGTCGCTTACGACTTGGAGGCGATGCGCCAAAAAGTCAAGAGGGATGTGCTGAGGGAACGTGAAGCGAATTTATGGCGTTATCATGAGTTGCTGCCGGTAAAGCATCCTGAACATATCGTGTCGCTCGGCGAAGGGATGACGCCGCTTGTGCCGATGCCGCGCTTAGGGCGGGAAATCGGCATTGAAGCGCTCTACATGAAAGACGAAGGGGTTATTCCGACAGGGACGTTTAAAGCCCGCGGCGCGGCGGTTGGGATTTCTAAAGCAAAGGAATTGGGCGTCAAACAGCTCGCGATGCCGACAAACGGCAACGCGGGAGCGGCGTGGTCGCTGTACGCGGCGCGGGCGGGCATTCAGGCGACGGTCGTCATGCCGGTTGAGGCGCCGGAACTGACGCGAAAGGAATGCGCCATCGCTGGGGCGGAATTGTATTTCGTCAACGGCCTCATTAGCGATGCCGGGCAAATCGTCGCCAAAGCGATCCGCGAATACGGCTGGTACGATGCGTCGACGTTGAAAGAACCGTACCGGATTGAAGGGAAGAAAACGATGGGGCTGGAGATCGCCGAGCAGTTCTCTTGGCAGCTCCCGGATGTCATTTTGTATCCGACCGGCGGCGGCGTCGGGTTGATCGGCATTTACAAGGCGATCAAAGAACTGCAGGCGCTCGGCTGGGTGGACGGCCGCATGCCGCGGCTGGTCGCTGTGCAGGCCGAGCATTGCGCGCCGATCGTCAAGGCGTGGAAGGAGAAAAAACGTGAATCGGAGTTTTGGCCGAACGCCCATACAGTGGCGTTTGGCATCAATGTGCCGAAAGCGCTTGGCGACTTTCTTGTTCTTGAGGCGGTGTATGAGACGAACGGCTGCGCCATTGCGATCAGCGATGAGGCGATTTTGGCCCAACAGCAGATGGTGGCGAAACTGGAAGGGGCGTTCATTTGCCCGGAAGGAGCGGCGGCGTTTGCGGCGGCACGAACGTTGCGCGAGAGCGGTTGGATTCGTGATGGGGAGAAGGTCGTCGTGCTCAACACGGGGACGGGATTGAAATACGCCGATTTGGTTCAAGTCGCCCCACCGGTGCTCGAACCGGGAGATTCGCTTCCGATGCGGGAATAA